From one Enterobacter kobei genomic stretch:
- a CDS encoding Hcp family type VI secretion system effector: MAIPAYLWLKDDGGALIKGSVDVQDRDYSIEVKGFHHNLMIPTDDATGKITGTRIHSPMLIIKDFDSSSPYLYKAVATGQNLASAEIKWYRINDAGQEAEYFNMLLEKVRVVSISPAMATGNNPNENHMETVELRYEKITWKHCDGNIIFTDSWDDRQTA; encoded by the coding sequence ATGGCTATACCGGCTTATTTATGGCTAAAGGATGACGGCGGCGCGCTGATTAAAGGTAGCGTGGATGTTCAGGACCGCGATTACAGCATCGAAGTTAAAGGGTTTCATCACAACCTCATGATCCCCACCGATGATGCTACCGGGAAAATAACGGGGACGCGTATACATTCTCCGATGCTGATTATTAAGGATTTCGATAGTTCCAGCCCTTATCTGTATAAAGCCGTTGCTACAGGCCAGAATCTGGCGTCAGCTGAAATTAAATGGTATCGCATCAATGACGCAGGGCAGGAAGCAGAGTATTTCAACATGCTACTGGAAAAAGTCCGCGTTGTTTCTATTTCCCCCGCGATGGCAACAGGCAATAACCCGAACGAGAACCATATGGAAACCGTGGAGCTGCGTTACGAGAAAATTACCTGGAAGCACTGCGACGGAAATATCATCTTTACCGATTCATGGGACGACCGTCAGACTGCGTAA
- a CDS encoding DUF1493 family protein — MLRPDEQELLDYVTEKYGERDQPAQKEWTFQEHFNFFQEDLEEMLFDLFTRYGIEHSNFNIDNYFMPEFYWWQFNLKKEWRDRQFKTLTLEMIIESAKAGRWLYD, encoded by the coding sequence ATGCTGCGGCCTGATGAGCAAGAGCTGCTGGATTACGTCACTGAGAAGTACGGCGAGCGCGATCAACCAGCGCAGAAAGAATGGACATTTCAAGAACACTTTAATTTCTTCCAGGAAGATCTGGAGGAAATGCTGTTTGACCTGTTCACCCGGTACGGCATCGAGCATAGCAATTTTAATATCGACAACTATTTCATGCCTGAATTTTACTGGTGGCAGTTCAATCTTAAGAAGGAGTGGCGTGACCGCCAGTTCAAGACACTCACGCTTGAAATGATTATTGAGTCGGCTAAGGCTGGACGATGGCTATATGATTAA
- a CDS encoding STM2901 family protein: protein MDTTEELGGTYFYHGNANLTPQELFWLIFAEFLADHLGVEIETAATILAGQPILPKRVVLGSKVKRTSIASKLSRRILKNVRLPGGMKMGTSVLGHSRDTNKVGAIVGRAVPYVGYTQAVIIFAIVARETRKKYNLIARSKDRIAWTYF from the coding sequence ATGGATACCACGGAAGAACTGGGCGGCACGTACTTTTACCACGGCAACGCGAACCTAACCCCGCAAGAGCTATTCTGGCTGATATTTGCAGAGTTCCTGGCGGATCATTTAGGGGTTGAGATAGAAACAGCTGCAACCATCCTTGCCGGTCAGCCCATACTACCTAAGCGTGTTGTACTGGGTTCAAAAGTTAAACGAACCAGCATTGCGTCTAAGTTATCCCGCAGAATACTCAAGAACGTTCGCCTTCCGGGTGGAATGAAAATGGGAACCAGCGTATTGGGGCATAGCCGTGATACAAACAAGGTAGGAGCTATAGTAGGTAGAGCGGTCCCTTACGTTGGTTACACCCAGGCAGTGATCATATTCGCCATTGTCGCCAGAGAAACGAGAAAGAAATACAACCTCATCGCCCGGTCAAAAGATCGGATTGCATGGACCTATTTCTAA
- a CDS encoding LysR family transcriptional regulator: MIRLEDVTLFVRAAALGSFSSAAREADLLPGQVSAAVHRLERDLDKRLFVRSTRSLRLTAEGEKYLPFAQEMLAVVQAGQESLHSSDDELQGELKVAVPSDIGRNVLLPLITDFCTQHPKITLRLSLSDQISDIFRDPVDVAIRYGVLDNSSYVALPLAEKNRRVLVASPDYLAAHGRPATLGDVTHHQCLLYTMHSHVHDKWTFHENGLRRQLTVKSRMLCDDADVARRWAIAGMGIVYKSWIDVSADVAAGRLEVLLPHIAGEAAPLNLICPHRKQFSPAVRQLHDMLRAQMTAIVGDLAAPR; the protein is encoded by the coding sequence ATGATCCGCCTCGAAGATGTGACCTTGTTTGTGCGCGCCGCGGCGTTAGGCAGTTTTTCCAGTGCCGCCCGTGAGGCGGATTTATTGCCGGGTCAGGTGAGCGCTGCTGTGCACCGGCTGGAGCGCGATCTGGATAAACGGCTGTTCGTGCGCTCCACGCGCAGCCTTCGGCTGACGGCGGAAGGGGAAAAATACCTGCCGTTCGCCCAGGAGATGCTGGCGGTGGTGCAGGCGGGGCAAGAGAGTCTGCACAGCAGCGATGACGAACTCCAGGGCGAGCTGAAAGTCGCCGTGCCGTCGGACATTGGCCGCAATGTGCTGCTGCCGCTGATCACCGATTTTTGCACGCAGCATCCGAAAATCACCCTGCGGCTGTCGCTGTCCGATCAGATCAGCGATATTTTTCGCGATCCGGTGGATGTGGCGATCCGCTATGGTGTGCTGGATAACAGCAGCTACGTTGCGCTGCCGCTGGCGGAGAAAAACCGCCGTGTACTGGTGGCGTCGCCTGATTATCTGGCCGCGCACGGGCGTCCCGCAACGCTGGGCGATGTAACCCATCATCAATGCCTGCTATACACCATGCACAGCCACGTTCACGATAAATGGACGTTCCATGAAAACGGTTTGCGCCGCCAGCTCACGGTGAAAAGCCGGATGCTGTGCGATGACGCCGACGTCGCCCGCCGCTGGGCGATTGCCGGAATGGGCATCGTCTATAAATCCTGGATAGACGTCAGCGCGGATGTGGCGGCTGGCAGGCTGGAAGTGCTGTTGCCGCATATTGCCGGCGAGGCGGCTCCCCTTAATCTCATCTGCCCGCACCGTAAGCAATTTTCCCCGGCGGTCCGCCAGCTGCACGACATGTTGCGCGCGCAGATGACAGCCATCGTCGGCGACCTGGCCGCCCCGCGTTAA
- a CDS encoding MDR family MFS transporter: MFSTSTDAPKRTSPYLLSGCQLVFNIGFYAVVPFLAIYLRDDLLLSGWVIGLVIGLRTFSQQGMFLVGGALADRFGARVVILSGCLVRVSGYLLLALGESFWPVVLGACLTGVGGALFSPAIEALLAKAGTQSEADGKRSRQEWFALFAICGELGAVLGPVLGALLAGFGFQRVALAGAGVFIVALVVLFFSLPATPRKASELKITPWWETFRQPRFVAFIIAYSAYLFSYNQLYLALPVELRRSGSRETDLGPLFMLASLLIVCLQLPLARIARRLGPLRTLPLGFGLLSASFASVAFFAADVPPDNWQRLIPAICMVTLLTLGQMIIVPVGMDLVPRFASEHNLGAHYGALASMGGVAVLAGNFLLGGQLDHALTPSPQAIMPWLLLAAVPLCSAIAMLVICRPLQQR, translated from the coding sequence ATGTTTTCAACTTCGACAGATGCACCAAAACGCACCTCCCCTTATCTGCTTTCAGGCTGCCAGCTGGTCTTTAATATTGGCTTCTATGCCGTTGTGCCTTTTCTGGCGATTTATCTGCGCGATGACCTGCTGCTGTCAGGCTGGGTGATCGGGCTGGTGATTGGCTTGCGCACGTTCTCGCAACAGGGGATGTTTCTGGTGGGCGGCGCGCTGGCGGACCGCTTTGGTGCGCGGGTGGTGATCCTCAGCGGCTGTCTGGTGCGGGTGAGCGGCTATCTACTGCTGGCGCTGGGGGAGTCGTTCTGGCCGGTGGTGCTGGGTGCGTGTCTGACCGGCGTCGGCGGGGCGTTGTTCTCCCCTGCTATCGAGGCGCTGCTGGCGAAGGCCGGTACGCAGAGTGAGGCCGACGGCAAGCGCAGCCGCCAGGAGTGGTTCGCGCTCTTTGCCATCTGCGGCGAACTGGGCGCGGTACTGGGACCGGTGCTCGGCGCGCTGCTGGCGGGATTTGGTTTTCAGCGCGTGGCGCTGGCCGGTGCGGGGGTGTTTATCGTCGCGCTGGTGGTGTTGTTTTTCAGCCTGCCCGCCACGCCGCGCAAGGCCAGCGAACTGAAAATCACGCCCTGGTGGGAGACCTTCCGCCAGCCGCGTTTTGTGGCTTTTATCATCGCCTACAGCGCCTATCTGTTCAGCTATAACCAGCTCTACCTCGCGCTGCCGGTGGAACTGCGCCGCTCCGGCAGCCGGGAAACCGATCTCGGGCCGCTGTTTATGCTCGCCTCGCTGCTGATCGTCTGTCTGCAACTGCCGCTGGCACGCATAGCCCGTCGTCTCGGCCCGTTGCGCACGCTGCCGCTCGGCTTCGGGCTGTTGAGCGCCTCGTTTGCCAGTGTGGCATTCTTTGCCGCCGACGTGCCGCCCGATAACTGGCAGCGGCTGATCCCGGCCATTTGCATGGTGACGCTATTAACGCTCGGACAGATGATTATTGTACCGGTGGGCATGGATTTAGTGCCGCGTTTCGCCAGCGAGCATAATCTCGGCGCCCATTACGGCGCCCTCGCCTCGATGGGCGGCGTGGCGGTGCTGGCGGGTAATTTTCTGCTCGGCGGCCAGCTCGATCACGCGCTGACGCCATCCCCGCAGGCGATTATGCCCTGGCTGCTGCTCGCCGCCGTGCCGCTGTGCAGCGCCATCGCCATGCTGGTGATCTGCCGCCCGCTGCAACAGCGTTAA
- the eitA gene encoding siderophore ABC transporter substrate-binding protein EitA: MPVLKKSLLALGMLCLSTASAFATHYPLTLDNCGTKLTFNKAPERVVALGQNSAEIMLMLGLQDKMVASAFWPTKVLPELAKQNEKVKVLTVEIPTLESILAQEPDFVAAQLPLLLGPDSKVAKREDFAAVGVNSYLSPGVCTTTKNTGDIYGSRKQMWDMTQLYKEINDLAAIFDVQDRGDALVASFKKREADLREKFHKGNKDLSFVFWFSSASPSADAHMSGKNSASGFIANMLGGHIALNTDAEWPTVSWESVISANPDVIVVASLDRNRWVLDRAEEKIKFLKTDPAVSQLDAVKKGHIVVMDGQAMNPTVRTIYGAEQVAAQLEKMDLN; encoded by the coding sequence ATGCCGGTTTTAAAGAAATCGCTGTTAGCTTTAGGAATGCTTTGCCTGAGTACGGCCTCTGCCTTTGCGACTCACTACCCGTTAACCCTTGATAACTGTGGCACAAAGCTCACTTTCAACAAAGCGCCGGAGCGCGTGGTGGCGCTGGGGCAGAACTCCGCCGAAATCATGCTGATGCTCGGTTTGCAGGACAAAATGGTCGCCAGCGCCTTCTGGCCGACAAAAGTCTTACCGGAACTCGCGAAGCAGAATGAAAAAGTCAAAGTGCTGACCGTGGAGATCCCGACGCTGGAGTCCATTCTGGCACAGGAGCCGGATTTTGTGGCGGCACAATTGCCGTTGCTGCTCGGGCCGGACAGTAAAGTCGCCAAACGTGAAGATTTTGCCGCCGTAGGCGTAAACAGCTATTTATCGCCGGGTGTCTGCACCACTACCAAAAACACTGGTGACATCTACGGCAGCCGCAAACAGATGTGGGACATGACCCAGCTGTACAAAGAAATTAACGACCTGGCAGCGATTTTCGACGTGCAGGATCGCGGTGATGCGCTGGTGGCGAGCTTTAAAAAGCGCGAAGCCGATCTGCGCGAGAAATTCCACAAGGGCAATAAAGATCTGTCGTTCGTCTTCTGGTTCTCCAGCGCCTCGCCGTCAGCCGATGCGCACATGAGCGGCAAGAACAGCGCCTCCGGTTTTATCGCGAATATGCTGGGTGGCCACATCGCCCTGAATACCGACGCCGAATGGCCGACGGTGAGCTGGGAAAGCGTGATCAGCGCCAACCCGGACGTGATTGTCGTTGCCAGCCTCGACCGTAACCGCTGGGTACTGGATCGCGCCGAAGAAAAAATTAAATTCCTGAAAACCGATCCGGCAGTCAGCCAGCTGGATGCGGTGAAAAAAGGCCATATCGTGGTGATGGATGGTCAGGCGATGAACCCGACCGTGCGCACGATTTATGGCGCGGAGCAGGTGGCGGCACAATTAGAGAAAATGGATCTGAACTGA
- a CDS encoding FecCD family ABC transporter permease: MSVASRSVVENLRSVVLLLSAVLVLGITIAFSVGVGELSIPLKTTFFAITNKLGLTGVTLNRIHETVIWDFRLSRALVAACSGAGLAICGAVLQSLLKNALAEPYVLGVSAGASTGAVAVVVLGVGAGAVSLSAGAFIGAFAAFLFVALLTNGARGGNERTILAGVAASQLFNALTAYTISTSANAQQARDVMFWLLGSFSGVRWPEFQLVLVVVVIGLAVCLYHAKALDAFTFGDDAAASLGIPVGVIRLILFSVTALMTAAIVSMAGSIGFVGLVVPHMMRYFFGPLHRKLLVASALMGAILMVLADIASRTVIAPQSLPVGVVTALVGVPFFAVILYRSGKFS; encoded by the coding sequence ATGTCTGTTGCGTCCCGCTCGGTAGTTGAAAATTTGCGATCCGTAGTGCTGTTGCTGAGCGCGGTGCTGGTGCTCGGCATCACCATCGCCTTCAGCGTCGGGGTGGGCGAGCTGTCGATCCCGTTAAAAACCACGTTTTTCGCTATCACCAATAAGCTCGGTCTGACCGGCGTAACCTTAAACCGCATCCATGAGACGGTGATCTGGGATTTTCGTCTCAGCCGGGCGCTGGTTGCCGCCTGTAGCGGCGCGGGGCTGGCCATCTGCGGCGCGGTGCTGCAAAGCCTGTTGAAAAACGCGCTGGCGGAGCCGTATGTGCTGGGCGTGTCAGCCGGTGCCTCCACTGGCGCGGTGGCCGTGGTGGTACTGGGCGTGGGTGCCGGGGCGGTGTCGCTCTCCGCCGGGGCCTTTATCGGGGCCTTCGCCGCGTTCTTGTTCGTCGCACTGCTGACCAACGGTGCGCGCGGCGGCAATGAACGTACCATTCTTGCGGGTGTGGCAGCGTCGCAGCTGTTCAATGCCCTGACCGCTTACACCATCAGCACCTCTGCCAATGCGCAGCAGGCGCGCGATGTGATGTTCTGGCTGCTTGGCAGCTTCAGCGGCGTGCGCTGGCCGGAGTTTCAGCTGGTGCTGGTGGTGGTGGTGATTGGCCTTGCGGTGTGTCTGTACCATGCGAAAGCGCTGGATGCCTTTACCTTCGGGGATGACGCAGCGGCATCGCTCGGTATTCCCGTCGGTGTGATCCGTTTGATCCTCTTCTCCGTCACGGCGTTGATGACCGCCGCCATCGTCAGCATGGCCGGCTCCATCGGCTTTGTCGGCCTGGTGGTGCCCCATATGATGCGCTACTTCTTTGGCCCGCTGCACCGCAAACTGCTGGTGGCGTCGGCGCTGATGGGCGCGATCCTGATGGTGCTGGCAGATATCGCCTCCCGCACGGTGATCGCCCCGCAAAGCCTGCCGGTGGGCGTGGTGACCGCGCTGGTTGGCGTGCCGTTCTTTGCCGTTATTCTTTATCGCTCGGGGAAATTTTCATGA
- the eitC gene encoding siderophore ABC transporter ATP-binding protein EitC has translation MSIGAENLSWRIGKKVIVNDVSLSVPTGQTMGLLGPNGSGKSSLLRILAGLRRPDAGRVTLDGGDVRELGKKALAKRVAFVEQHAATDSNIKVIDVVKLGRIPHHSPLSPWTHADDEIVTAALARVEMLDRQQQGWQSLSGGERQRVHIARALAQSPSEILLDEPTNHLDIHHQMQLMRLISALPVTSIVAIHDLNHAAMFCDSLVVMQNGGIVARGTPDEVLTEEMLREVFHVEARVEISRFSGKKHIHFL, from the coding sequence ATGAGTATCGGTGCTGAAAATCTGTCCTGGCGTATCGGAAAAAAAGTCATTGTTAACGATGTGTCGCTCAGCGTGCCCACAGGCCAGACCATGGGGCTGCTCGGCCCGAACGGTTCCGGGAAATCCTCCCTGCTGCGGATCCTTGCCGGATTGCGCCGGCCTGATGCGGGCCGGGTGACGCTCGACGGCGGTGACGTGCGCGAGCTTGGCAAAAAAGCGCTGGCGAAGCGCGTGGCTTTTGTGGAGCAACACGCGGCGACGGATTCCAACATCAAAGTTATCGATGTAGTGAAGCTGGGGCGCATTCCACACCATTCACCGCTCTCGCCGTGGACGCATGCGGATGACGAGATCGTCACCGCCGCGCTGGCGCGCGTGGAGATGCTCGACCGCCAGCAGCAGGGCTGGCAGAGTCTGTCCGGCGGCGAGCGTCAGCGGGTACACATTGCCCGCGCGCTGGCGCAGTCACCCTCGGAGATTTTGCTCGACGAGCCGACAAACCATCTGGATATTCACCATCAGATGCAATTGATGCGGCTGATCAGCGCGCTGCCGGTCACCAGTATTGTGGCGATCCACGATCTGAATCATGCGGCGATGTTCTGTGATTCGCTGGTGGTGATGCAGAACGGCGGGATTGTGGCGCGCGGCACGCCGGACGAGGTGCTGACCGAAGAGATGCTGCGCGAGGTTTTCCACGTCGAAGCCAGAGTAGAGATTTCCCGCTTCAGCGGCAAAAAGCATATTCACTTTTTGTAG
- a CDS encoding transcriptional regulator, which yields MHSHPKQNTDAQSPIEVSHSNTPLTPEAERHHKQIEAGLAEVDASRVVSQKEIMHFAAQLKASK from the coding sequence ATGCATTCCCATCCAAAACAGAATACTGACGCACAGTCCCCGATTGAGGTGTCACATTCAAATACGCCGCTGACCCCAGAAGCTGAGCGCCACCATAAGCAAATTGAAGCAGGACTGGCTGAGGTGGATGCAAGCCGCGTCGTCAGCCAGAAAGAGATAATGCATTTTGCGGCGCAATTAAAGGCAAGTAAGTAA
- a CDS encoding SymE family type I addiction module toxin, with protein sequence MADPHSTPESEIKKSERSVIVGYRPHGPDKSTPNLILKGKWLREAGFDTGQQITVKVMNRCIVLMAYNEQEQRLQDELKAAQQRIKRIESTLAALN encoded by the coding sequence ATGGCTGATCCGCATTCTACCCCAGAGTCAGAGATTAAAAAAAGCGAGCGTTCCGTGATCGTGGGCTATCGCCCGCATGGACCGGATAAAAGCACGCCGAACCTGATCCTGAAAGGAAAATGGTTAAGGGAAGCGGGGTTCGATACCGGACAACAGATCACGGTAAAAGTGATGAATAGATGCATCGTGCTGATGGCATACAACGAGCAGGAGCAGCGGCTTCAGGATGAACTCAAAGCGGCACAGCAGAGGATAAAGAGGATCGAATCGACACTGGCAGCGCTCAATTAA
- a CDS encoding YlcI/YnfO family protein yields the protein MQEKKKPNFDRTKSTMKNIRFEDELLEQIEKAAGKGNFSKWVKEACKMRLQKPDA from the coding sequence ATGCAAGAAAAAAAGAAACCAAACTTCGACCGTACTAAAAGCACGATGAAAAACATTCGTTTTGAAGATGAGCTTCTGGAGCAGATTGAGAAAGCAGCGGGAAAAGGGAATTTTAGTAAGTGGGTGAAAGAAGCCTGCAAAATGCGATTGCAGAAACCTGACGCTTAA
- a CDS encoding virulence RhuM family protein — MTEELSGPAPAGEFIMFASDDGEVRVECRFEQETLWLPQATIANLYQITPQAVTQHIKGIYEEGELEQNATCKSYLQVQQEGSRQVSRNRLHYSLPVILAVGYRVRSARGTQFRQWATQTLQQYLLKGFVMDDERLKNPPVGSSTVPDYFDEMLERIRDIRASERRVYLRVREIFALAADYQPSLKETTQFFQTIQNKLHFACTGHTAAELIHKRADASKPHMGLTNYKGEEVRKCDVTVAKNYLSQNEVSELNRVVNMWLDFAEDQARRRKEIFLRDWQDKLDQFLQFNDREVLGGAGSVSKKMADEKAQAEYKQFAGQQRLLKEAEGEKDIAALLQWKKEDKKSL, encoded by the coding sequence ATGACAGAGGAACTTTCAGGCCCGGCTCCGGCAGGCGAGTTTATTATGTTTGCCAGTGATGACGGCGAAGTGCGCGTGGAATGTCGCTTTGAACAGGAGACGCTATGGCTCCCTCAGGCAACTATCGCAAACCTTTATCAGATTACACCCCAGGCCGTTACACAGCACATCAAAGGGATCTACGAAGAAGGCGAACTTGAACAAAATGCAACCTGTAAGTCTTACTTACAAGTTCAGCAGGAAGGCAGTCGTCAGGTGAGTCGTAACAGACTTCATTACAGCCTGCCTGTGATCCTTGCAGTTGGTTACCGCGTCCGCTCTGCACGAGGCACTCAATTCCGGCAATGGGCCACCCAGACGCTACAGCAGTACCTGCTTAAAGGTTTCGTCATGGATGATGAACGACTAAAAAATCCGCCAGTTGGTTCTTCAACCGTGCCTGACTATTTCGATGAGATGCTGGAGCGCATCCGCGATATTCGGGCCAGCGAACGCAGGGTTTATTTACGTGTTCGCGAGATCTTCGCATTAGCCGCTGACTATCAACCCTCCCTGAAAGAAACGACGCAGTTTTTTCAAACCATCCAGAATAAGCTGCATTTTGCCTGTACCGGACACACAGCTGCGGAACTCATCCACAAACGCGCTGATGCCAGTAAACCACACATGGGATTAACCAATTATAAAGGCGAAGAGGTGCGCAAATGTGATGTGACGGTAGCTAAAAACTACCTTAGCCAGAATGAGGTCAGCGAACTTAACCGCGTGGTTAACATGTGGCTGGATTTTGCTGAAGATCAGGCCAGGCGCCGCAAAGAAATATTTCTGCGTGACTGGCAGGATAAACTGGATCAGTTCCTGCAATTTAACGACCGAGAAGTTCTGGGCGGCGCAGGTTCCGTCAGTAAAAAAATGGCAGACGAGAAAGCGCAGGCAGAATATAAACAGTTTGCCGGACAGCAGCGCCTCTTAAAAGAAGCTGAAGGTGAGAAAGATATTGCCGCTTTGCTACAGTGGAAAAAAGAGGACAAAAAGTCGCTGTAA
- a CDS encoding glycoside-pentoside-hexuronide family transporter → MKSQIISVKEKIGYGMGDAASHIIFDNVMMYMMFFYTDIFGIPAGFVGTMFLLARALDAISDPCMGLIADRTRSRWGKFRPWMMFGALPFGIVCVLTYSTPDLSMNGKMIYAAVTYTLLTLLYTVVNIPYCALGGVITNDPAQRISLQSWRFVLATAGGMLSTVLMMPLVNLIGGEDKALGYQGGIAVLSVVAFLMLTFCFFTTKERIQVPPNTTPMREDLRDIWNNDQWRIVGLLTILNILAVCVRGGAMMYYVTWILGTPEVFVAFLTTYCVGNLIGSALAKPLTDWKCKVSIFWWTNALLTVFSVAMFFVPVSASLTMFAFIFIIGVLHQLVTPIQWVMMSDTVDYGEWCNGKRLTGISFAGTLFVLKLGLAIGGALIGWALAGGGYDAAAKTQNSTTITIIVALFTLVPAACYFLSAIIAKRYYTLKTPFLVKIMDQLAQGARRNEQAFNETPVAKELPH, encoded by the coding sequence ATGAAGAGTCAGATTATTTCTGTGAAGGAGAAGATTGGTTACGGCATGGGTGACGCCGCCAGTCATATCATCTTCGATAACGTAATGATGTACATGATGTTTTTCTATACGGATATTTTTGGTATTCCCGCCGGCTTTGTCGGTACCATGTTCTTACTGGCTCGTGCGCTGGATGCGATTTCCGATCCCTGCATGGGGCTTATCGCCGACCGCACGCGCAGCCGCTGGGGTAAATTCCGCCCGTGGATGATGTTTGGCGCGCTGCCCTTCGGCATTGTCTGCGTACTCACCTACAGCACGCCCGATCTAAGCATGAACGGCAAAATGATTTACGCCGCCGTGACTTACACGCTGCTGACCCTGCTCTACACCGTGGTGAATATCCCATACTGCGCGCTGGGCGGTGTGATCACCAACGACCCGGCGCAGCGTATCTCTCTGCAATCCTGGCGCTTCGTACTGGCGACGGCGGGCGGCATGCTCTCCACCGTGCTGATGATGCCGCTGGTGAATTTGATTGGCGGGGAAGACAAAGCGCTGGGCTATCAGGGCGGCATTGCCGTACTGTCGGTGGTGGCGTTCCTGATGCTGACGTTCTGCTTCTTTACCACCAAAGAGCGTATCCAGGTGCCGCCGAACACCACGCCGATGCGTGAAGATCTGCGCGACATCTGGAACAACGACCAGTGGCGTATCGTCGGCCTGCTGACCATTCTCAACATCCTGGCAGTCTGCGTGCGCGGCGGGGCGATGATGTACTACGTCACCTGGATCCTCGGCACACCGGAGGTGTTCGTTGCCTTCCTTACCACTTACTGCGTCGGAAACCTGATCGGCAGCGCGCTGGCGAAGCCGCTCACCGACTGGAAATGCAAGGTCAGCATCTTCTGGTGGACCAACGCCCTGCTGACGGTTTTCAGCGTGGCGATGTTCTTTGTACCGGTTAGCGCCAGCCTCACCATGTTTGCCTTCATCTTTATCATCGGCGTGCTGCATCAGCTGGTGACGCCGATCCAGTGGGTGATGATGTCTGACACCGTCGATTATGGCGAATGGTGTAACGGCAAGCGCCTGACCGGTATCAGCTTCGCGGGCACGCTGTTTGTGCTGAAACTGGGTCTGGCGATTGGCGGCGCGCTCATCGGCTGGGCGCTGGCGGGCGGCGGCTATGACGCGGCGGCCAAAACGCAGAACAGCACCACTATCACCATTATTGTTGCGCTGTTCACCCTTGTTCCGGCGGCCTGTTATTTCCTCAGCGCCATCATCGCGAAACGCTACTACACCCTGAAAACGCCGTTCCTGGTGAAAATCATGGATCAGCTGGCACAGGGCGCGCGTCGCAACGAACAGGCGTTTAACGAGACACCCGTTGCCAAAGAATTACCGCATTAA